In Blastopirellula sediminis, the following proteins share a genomic window:
- the pepT gene encoding peptidase T, giving the protein MTRKRLLDRFLRYVQVDTTAGSPGKEYPSSKGQLQLGKLLAEEIRAFGISNAEQDEYGVIYAEIPGNVPDAPAVAFCAHMDTSPETTGANVKPQVIQNYEGGDIVLPGDPSKVIRESENPELADLHGATLITTDGTTLLGGDDKAGIAVILEMAERLMADPQIPHGPVKILLTCDEEIGHGVDHVDLKRLAADVCYTLDGGGADEINAETFSADLAVVSVHGVNIHPSIAKGRMVNALRAAGMFLDRLPRDMMSPETTAGRDGFIHPVHVSGGVAEVEIQFILRSFDTQELENHEDLLNSTARSVEADLPGCKLTVVTSPQYRNMREGLEKEPRALAYAIEAHTRLSRTPKLEVIRGGTDGSILTEQGLPTPNLSTGQHNPHSPLEWACLDEMEKAVELLISLVGVWAEKK; this is encoded by the coding sequence ATGACTCGCAAACGATTGTTGGATCGCTTTCTCCGCTACGTTCAGGTCGATACGACCGCTGGATCTCCGGGCAAGGAATATCCGAGTTCGAAGGGGCAATTGCAGCTGGGGAAATTGCTGGCCGAGGAAATCCGCGCCTTCGGCATCTCCAACGCCGAGCAAGACGAGTACGGCGTCATCTACGCTGAGATCCCCGGCAATGTGCCGGACGCTCCGGCGGTTGCGTTTTGCGCTCACATGGACACTTCGCCGGAGACGACCGGCGCGAACGTTAAACCGCAGGTCATCCAGAATTACGAGGGAGGCGATATCGTTTTGCCCGGCGATCCGAGCAAAGTGATTCGCGAAAGCGAGAACCCGGAACTCGCCGATCTGCACGGCGCAACGCTGATCACCACCGACGGCACGACGCTGCTGGGGGGCGATGACAAAGCGGGGATCGCCGTGATCCTGGAAATGGCGGAGCGGCTGATGGCCGATCCGCAGATTCCGCATGGTCCGGTGAAGATATTGCTCACTTGCGACGAAGAGATCGGCCACGGCGTCGACCATGTCGATCTGAAGCGTCTCGCGGCCGACGTTTGCTACACGCTCGACGGCGGCGGCGCCGACGAAATCAACGCCGAAACCTTCTCGGCCGACCTGGCGGTCGTCTCGGTCCACGGCGTCAACATTCATCCCTCGATCGCCAAGGGACGGATGGTCAACGCGCTGCGTGCGGCTGGGATGTTCCTTGATCGCTTGCCGCGCGACATGATGTCGCCGGAAACGACTGCCGGGCGCGACGGGTTTATCCATCCGGTCCATGTCAGCGGCGGGGTCGCTGAGGTCGAAATTCAATTCATTCTCCGCTCGTTCGATACCCAGGAACTGGAAAATCACGAAGACCTGCTGAACTCCACCGCTCGCAGCGTCGAAGCCGATTTGCCCGGATGCAAGCTGACGGTCGTCACGTCTCCCCAGTACCGCAATATGCGGGAAGGATTGGAGAAAGAGCCGCGGGCCCTCGCCTACGCGATTGAGGCCCACACGCGGCTTTCTCGCACCCCCAAATTGGAAGTGATCCGCGGCGGAACCGACGGTTCGATCCTGACCGAGCAAGGTTTGCCGACTCCAAATCTCTCAACGGGGCAACATAATCCACACTCCCCTTTGGAATGGGCCTGTCTTGATGAAATGGAGAAGGCAGTGGAACTTTTAATCTCCCTTGTTGGGGTCTGGGCCGAGAAGAAGTGA
- a CDS encoding class IV adenylate cyclase codes for MARNVEIKARVSDMKRLRQLAADIATEGPWTLDQVDVFFQAHHGRLKLRTINDEESELIFYHRDDRDGPKTSTYARTVVPDPEGLRQILSAVLGELGEVRKRRTLYLVGQTRIHLDEVEDLGNYMELEVVLRDDQSELDGEDIAEDLMLQLEIRRRDLCDGAYLDLFESSLVRRAADE; via the coding sequence ATGGCGCGGAATGTAGAAATCAAGGCTCGCGTTAGCGACATGAAGCGACTGCGCCAATTGGCGGCCGACATCGCGACTGAGGGACCGTGGACGCTCGATCAAGTCGACGTCTTCTTTCAGGCTCACCATGGTCGCTTGAAACTGCGCACGATCAACGACGAAGAGTCGGAATTGATCTTCTATCATCGCGACGACCGCGATGGTCCGAAAACGTCAACCTACGCCCGGACGGTCGTGCCTGATCCTGAGGGTCTACGTCAGATCCTGTCGGCCGTGCTGGGAGAACTGGGAGAAGTTCGCAAACGCCGCACGCTGTACCTGGTCGGCCAGACGCGAATTCACTTGGACGAAGTGGAAGACCTCGGCAACTACATGGAACTGGAAGTCGTGCTGCGCGACGACCAGTCGGAATTGGATGGAGAAGACATCGCCGAAGACTTGATGCTCCAGCTCGAGATCCGCCGCCGCGACTTGTGCGACGGCGCGTATCTCGATTTGTTTGAATCGTCGCTCGTTCGCCGCGCGGCGGATGAGTGA
- a CDS encoding class I SAM-dependent methyltransferase gives MPYRLSASLFLLLALLAPIAAEEIPPALTEYQGRTIAQTMHYLGAPWLIRESREREEDCTTMLKHLGLKPGMTACDMGCGNGFYSLKLAEAVGEQGKVLAVDIQPEMLRLLQARAEEAEITNIEKILGDVHDPKLPVGQVDLILCIDVYHEFSHPEQMLAAMRKSLKPTGRLVLVEFRAEDDNVPIKPLHKMSKEQVNKELTANGFRLARQFDGLPWQHMMFFARDDAPEEPPTKTEAPTQ, from the coding sequence ATGCCATATCGCCTATCCGCATCGCTCTTTCTACTGCTTGCCTTGTTGGCTCCGATCGCCGCCGAAGAGATCCCGCCGGCGCTGACTGAGTACCAAGGGCGGACGATCGCCCAGACGATGCACTACCTGGGCGCTCCGTGGCTGATCCGCGAATCGCGCGAACGGGAAGAAGATTGCACGACGATGTTGAAGCACCTCGGCCTGAAGCCGGGGATGACCGCGTGCGATATGGGATGCGGCAACGGCTTTTACTCGCTGAAGTTGGCCGAAGCGGTCGGCGAGCAGGGGAAAGTGCTGGCGGTCGACATTCAGCCGGAGATGCTTCGGCTGCTGCAGGCTCGGGCCGAAGAGGCCGAGATCACCAACATTGAGAAGATCCTGGGGGACGTCCACGATCCGAAGCTGCCGGTCGGCCAGGTCGACCTGATCCTGTGCATCGACGTCTACCACGAGTTCTCGCACCCCGAGCAGATGCTGGCCGCGATGCGCAAGTCTCTGAAACCGACCGGGCGGCTCGTTTTGGTCGAGTTTCGGGCCGAAGACGACAATGTGCCGATCAAGCCGCTGCACAAAATGAGTAAAGAGCAGGTCAACAAAGAGCTGACGGCCAACGGTTTTCGCCTGGCCCGGCAGTTCGACGGGCTTCCCTGGCAGCATATGATGTTCTTCGCCCGGGACGACGCCCCCGAGGAGCCCCCCACAAAGACGGAAGCCCCTACCCAATAG
- the glnE gene encoding bifunctional [glutamate--ammonia ligase]-adenylyl-L-tyrosine phosphorylase/[glutamate--ammonia-ligase] adenylyltransferase, whose product MEIDQLSDLLEKDANLASWLQQLRIADVARGRDNIRSLASHSIPADLLVFLLNQLERLLPISSDPDMALNNLERLFQASRSPLSMASLFERDLRSLETLLRIFATSQALADQLIYDPESFELLRITDGQPIARQMLVDDVVCEVKALQDEKAIMTALRRFKRRETLRIAYGDVIREQSISVVTRQISYLADALLEAAVAAAYRLMQPRYGRPMVKATGPNGRRPARFVVLALGKLGGVELNYSSDVDLIFVYDENGMTDGEKKITNGEFFDRLSQRVLKLLGEPTELGAPYRIDMRLRPEGSRGPLVVSLESALHYYDVLGRTWERQAFVKARSVAGNHDLGEELLTQLEPWIYRRYLSRADISGIKALKRRIEKRAERETTDDTNVKTGRGGIRDIEFVIQFLQLLNGGDLPGIRTGNTLEAIAALEGAGCLTQQERTILEENYAFLRKLEHRLQIMFDLQTHTLPSDEKELTKVALRMGYEHGEDQSALAAFQKDYTEKTELNRKILDHLLHDAFPGDDDTAPTIDLVLDPEPGDEMIDEVLTGYGFHYPKNAYDNLMALTTEKVRFLSTRRCRHFLAAISPQLLEAISTTPDPDSTLINLAQVSDSLGGKGILWELFSANPATLNLYVRLCAGSPYLSSILISHPGMIDELMDSLMLDKLPTRETLDKTLTELCRGAEDITPILHSFKNLMHLRVGVLDMLGKKDLQARLETLSDIAEICVKRIVEREYDHLSQRFGEPWLPEDRRCEMVIVGLGKLGGREPNYHSDLDLIFLYEGEGQTHPVNGKGRPGSATSNQHFFGQLAQRILKSISELGPYGRLYETDARLRPTGKHGPLAVSFDEFYRYHVEGLGQLWERQALCKARPVYGSPEACRSAEDLIRNVILAKSWQPDYAVEIRDMRRRMEETATNANLKRGPGGTVDIEFVVQMLQMASVAEQGEVLVPNTIDALNALHEAGRLADDDYAHFHDSYEFLRIVEARLRLMNTTARHDLPKERLEVAKLAYLLGDMNGAQLLRECRKLARETRRRFERIFSEAAQLAPASS is encoded by the coding sequence ATGGAAATCGATCAACTTTCCGACTTACTTGAGAAAGACGCCAACCTGGCCTCTTGGCTCCAGCAGTTGCGTATCGCGGACGTCGCTCGGGGACGCGACAACATCCGGAGTCTTGCCAGCCATTCGATTCCGGCCGATCTGCTCGTTTTTCTGCTGAACCAGTTAGAGCGACTGCTGCCGATTTCGAGCGATCCAGACATGGCGCTCAACAATCTGGAGCGGCTCTTCCAAGCCAGCCGCAGTCCGCTCTCGATGGCGAGCCTGTTCGAGCGCGATCTCCGTTCGCTGGAGACGCTGCTGCGGATCTTCGCGACGAGCCAGGCGCTGGCCGACCAGTTGATCTACGATCCTGAAAGCTTCGAGCTTCTCCGCATCACCGACGGCCAACCGATCGCCCGGCAAATGCTGGTCGACGACGTCGTCTGCGAAGTGAAGGCGCTCCAAGACGAAAAAGCGATCATGACGGCGCTCCGCCGCTTTAAGCGGCGCGAGACGTTGCGGATCGCTTACGGCGACGTCATCCGCGAACAATCGATCAGCGTCGTCACGCGGCAGATCTCGTATCTGGCCGACGCGCTGCTCGAAGCGGCGGTCGCCGCCGCCTATCGCTTGATGCAACCGCGGTACGGTCGCCCGATGGTCAAAGCGACCGGCCCCAATGGTCGTCGTCCCGCACGCTTCGTCGTGCTGGCGCTCGGGAAGCTAGGTGGCGTTGAGCTGAACTACTCCAGCGACGTCGACCTGATTTTCGTCTATGACGAAAACGGCATGACCGACGGCGAGAAGAAAATCACCAACGGCGAATTCTTCGATCGGCTCTCACAGCGCGTGCTGAAGCTGCTCGGCGAACCGACGGAACTCGGCGCGCCGTATCGCATTGATATGCGACTCCGTCCCGAAGGAAGTCGCGGGCCGCTGGTCGTCAGTCTCGAGTCGGCGCTCCACTACTACGACGTCCTCGGCCGCACCTGGGAACGCCAGGCGTTCGTCAAAGCCCGCAGCGTCGCCGGCAATCATGATCTCGGCGAAGAGTTGCTGACGCAGCTGGAACCGTGGATCTATCGCCGCTATTTAAGCCGCGCCGACATCTCCGGCATCAAGGCGCTGAAGCGCCGGATCGAGAAGCGGGCCGAGCGGGAGACGACCGACGACACCAACGTGAAGACCGGTCGCGGTGGGATCCGCGACATCGAATTTGTGATTCAGTTTTTGCAGCTGCTCAACGGCGGCGACTTGCCGGGCATTCGAACCGGCAACACGCTAGAAGCGATCGCTGCGCTCGAAGGCGCCGGTTGTTTAACGCAGCAAGAGCGAACGATCCTGGAAGAGAACTACGCCTTCCTCCGCAAGCTGGAACATCGTCTGCAGATCATGTTCGACCTGCAAACCCACACCCTGCCGAGCGACGAAAAGGAACTGACGAAAGTCGCGCTCCGCATGGGTTACGAACATGGCGAAGACCAATCGGCCCTCGCCGCGTTCCAAAAAGACTATACCGAGAAGACTGAGCTGAATCGGAAGATTCTCGATCACCTGCTGCATGACGCGTTTCCCGGCGACGACGACACCGCACCGACCATCGACCTGGTGCTCGATCCCGAGCCGGGCGATGAGATGATCGACGAAGTGCTGACCGGCTACGGATTTCATTATCCGAAGAACGCCTACGACAACCTGATGGCGCTGACGACCGAGAAGGTTCGCTTCCTCTCGACCAGACGCTGCCGTCACTTTTTGGCGGCGATCAGCCCGCAGTTGCTCGAAGCGATTTCGACGACGCCTGATCCCGACTCGACGCTGATCAACCTGGCCCAGGTCAGCGATTCGCTCGGCGGCAAAGGGATCTTGTGGGAGCTGTTCAGCGCGAACCCGGCGACGCTTAACTTGTATGTGCGGCTCTGCGCCGGCAGTCCTTACCTTTCGAGCATCCTGATCAGCCATCCCGGTATGATCGACGAGTTGATGGACTCGCTGATGCTCGACAAGCTGCCGACGCGAGAAACGCTCGACAAGACGCTGACCGAACTTTGCCGCGGCGCCGAAGACATCACCCCGATCCTCCACAGCTTCAAGAACCTGATGCACTTGCGCGTCGGCGTGCTCGACATGCTGGGGAAGAAGGATCTGCAAGCGCGGCTGGAAACGCTCTCCGACATCGCCGAGATCTGCGTCAAGCGAATCGTCGAGCGGGAATACGATCATCTGAGCCAACGCTTTGGCGAACCATGGTTGCCGGAAGATCGCCGCTGCGAAATGGTGATCGTCGGTCTTGGCAAACTGGGGGGGCGCGAACCGAACTACCATAGCGATCTCGACCTGATCTTCCTGTACGAAGGGGAAGGGCAGACCCATCCGGTCAATGGCAAGGGACGCCCCGGCAGCGCGACCAGCAACCAACACTTCTTCGGTCAGCTGGCGCAGCGCATTTTAAAGTCGATCAGCGAGCTTGGTCCTTATGGGCGACTTTACGAAACCGACGCTCGGCTGCGACCGACCGGCAAGCATGGTCCGCTGGCCGTCTCGTTCGACGAGTTCTATCGCTACCACGTCGAAGGGCTCGGACAGCTGTGGGAACGTCAGGCGCTCTGCAAGGCGCGTCCTGTCTATGGTTCGCCCGAAGCGTGCCGGAGCGCCGAAGACCTGATCCGTAACGTGATCTTGGCGAAGTCGTGGCAACCTGATTACGCCGTCGAGATTCGCGACATGCGGCGACGGATGGAAGAGACGGCGACCAACGCCAACTTGAAGCGCGGCCCCGGCGGTACCGTCGACATCGAGTTCGTCGTGCAGATGTTGCAAATGGCGAGCGTCGCCGAACAAGGGGAAGTGCTCGTCCCGAATACGATCGACGCCCTCAACGCTCTCCATGAGGCAGGTCGCCTGGCGGACGACGACTACGCGCACTTTCATGATTCGTACGAGTTTCTGCGGATCGTCGAAGCGCGACTTCGTTTGATGAATACGACCGCGCGACACGATCTGCCGAAAGAACGGCTGGAAGTAGCAAAGCTCGCTTATCTGTTGGGCGATATGAATGGCGCCCAGCTGTTGCGCGAGTGCCGCAAACTGGCCCGCGAAACGCGACGCCGCTTTGAGCGGATTTTCAGCGAAGCGGCGCAGCTAGCGCCTGCTTCGTCGTAG
- a CDS encoding tetratricopeptide repeat protein, translating into MKRSRFLWMLLFCFAPILSATAAEPDAAPPLQLYQGFEGYQRDVTTDSAEAQKWFNQGIQLLYGFNHDEAIRSFEKAAEIDPSCAMAWWGSAYARGLHINNPQMGEEQSKLADKAAAKAVAALDQESPVEQALVRALRTRYAVPVPEDRRPLDEAYAAAMNKVWRQFPDDADVGALYAESLMNLQPWDLWTADSAPKGRVFEILAVLENTLAKAPNHPGANHFYIHAIEASPWPEKGLDAANRLAKLVPGSGHLVHMPSHIYIRTGKYAEATDANATAIKADEAYFAKAPKPDFYSLYFMHNVHFLAYAAMMDGRYQTAIDAARKIEEVIPPDFLKNYVKMADGFMPTTLHVMIRFGKWKEILDEPEPDDWRMFSRAERHFARSVAYSALGQTDKAQEEIDQLDQIVAEMGDDWKMGNNPAKDVLAIARKMAVGELAFRDGRTDEAFAELRDAVAMEEKLTYDEPPGWMQPVRHALGALLLADGHADEAEEVYVADLEDHPNNAWSLLGLQQAIGRQGRIEEADAMNDRVQTAWARADVKPIASCYCHPDARAQGAD; encoded by the coding sequence GTGAAACGTTCCCGCTTTCTCTGGATGCTTTTGTTCTGCTTCGCCCCTATTCTCTCGGCGACCGCCGCCGAGCCTGACGCCGCTCCTCCGCTTCAACTCTACCAAGGCTTTGAAGGGTACCAGCGCGACGTGACGACCGATTCGGCCGAAGCGCAGAAGTGGTTCAATCAAGGCATCCAACTTCTCTACGGCTTTAACCACGACGAAGCGATTCGCTCCTTCGAGAAGGCGGCCGAGATCGATCCGTCGTGTGCGATGGCCTGGTGGGGCTCCGCCTATGCTCGCGGCTTGCACATCAACAATCCGCAAATGGGGGAAGAACAAAGCAAACTAGCCGATAAAGCGGCCGCCAAAGCGGTCGCGGCGCTCGATCAAGAATCGCCGGTTGAACAAGCGCTCGTTCGCGCCTTGCGTACGCGATACGCGGTGCCGGTCCCGGAGGATCGCCGTCCGCTCGACGAAGCGTACGCCGCCGCGATGAACAAGGTCTGGCGGCAATTCCCGGACGATGCTGACGTCGGCGCTCTCTATGCCGAGTCGCTGATGAATCTGCAGCCCTGGGATCTTTGGACCGCCGATTCGGCGCCGAAGGGACGGGTCTTTGAGATCCTGGCGGTGCTCGAAAATACGCTCGCCAAAGCCCCCAACCATCCCGGCGCCAATCATTTTTACATCCACGCGATTGAAGCTTCCCCCTGGCCCGAGAAAGGGCTCGACGCGGCGAATCGCCTGGCCAAGCTCGTCCCAGGCTCCGGCCATTTGGTTCACATGCCGTCGCACATCTACATTCGGACCGGCAAATACGCCGAAGCGACCGACGCCAACGCCACAGCGATCAAGGCGGACGAAGCCTACTTTGCGAAAGCGCCGAAGCCCGACTTCTATAGCCTCTATTTCATGCACAACGTTCACTTTCTCGCTTACGCGGCGATGATGGACGGGCGTTATCAAACGGCGATCGACGCCGCTCGCAAGATCGAAGAGGTCATCCCGCCTGACTTTTTGAAGAACTACGTCAAAATGGCGGACGGGTTCATGCCGACCACGTTGCACGTGATGATCCGCTTCGGGAAATGGAAGGAAATTCTCGACGAACCGGAGCCGGACGATTGGCGGATGTTCAGTCGCGCCGAACGTCACTTCGCGCGCTCGGTCGCTTACTCGGCCCTTGGCCAAACCGACAAAGCGCAAGAGGAGATCGACCAGCTCGATCAGATCGTCGCCGAGATGGGGGACGACTGGAAAATGGGGAACAACCCGGCCAAAGACGTGCTGGCGATCGCGCGGAAGATGGCGGTCGGCGAACTCGCATTTCGTGATGGGCGAACCGATGAAGCGTTCGCCGAACTACGCGACGCGGTTGCGATGGAAGAGAAGCTGACCTACGACGAACCGCCGGGCTGGATGCAGCCGGTGCGACATGCGCTTGGCGCGCTGCTATTGGCCGATGGTCACGCGGACGAAGCGGAAGAGGTTTACGTCGCCGACCTGGAAGATCATCCTAACAACGCCTGGTCGCTGCTCGGACTGCAACAAGCGATCGGTCGCCAAGGTCGGATCGAAGAAGCGGATGCGATGAACGATCGTGTGCAAACCGCTTGGGCCCGCGCCGACGTCAAACCGATCGCCAGCTGTTATTGCCATCCTGACGCGCGAGCGCAAGGCGCCGATTAG